TCGCGGGACTTCCCGAACTTCGAGTCGCGCACGAGGAGGAGTCCGCAGGTGAGATCGACGTCCTCGCGGTCGAGCCGGATCGCCTCACCGACGCGCATGCCAGTAACGTACAGCAGGCCGACGACCGTCTGAAGCGTCGCTCGTCGAAGTGGTGAGCGGAGTTTTTCCGACGCCCCCATCAACCTTGCCACTTCTCCTTCCGTGTAGAGGTAGGGGGTCGCCCGGTGGCTCCGGGCCGGAAGCATGTCGGCCGGCGGCACCTCGGTGCGGTCGTCGAGAAGGGCCAGGTGCCTCGCGAAGCCACGCACGACGGAGAGTCGGCGGCCAAGCCAGCTCGGGCTTGCGCCCTCGGGGAGCGTCGCCCATGAGAGCGCGAGTTCGATCGTGACCACATCGGCACCGGTAAGCTCGCAGTAGGTGACGAACTGCCCGAGCAGCTTCCCGGCACGGTTGAGCTTGAAGCCCAGCGAGCGACGCAGGATCAGGTAGTCCTCGAGCGCCGAGGAAAGCGCGCTCATCGCTCCACCACCTGTGACACGGGGAGCGGCCACATCTTGGCGAGCCCCTGGAGCAATGAGCGATCGACCTTCGCGTAGACAGCGGTGGTGAGGAGGCTTCGGTGGCGGAGCACCTGGCCGATCTCGACGAGCCCAGCCCCGGCGCGAAGCATCGCGGTCGCCGCCGAGTGCCGCAGCCGGTGGGCGCCCACTTCGGGGACCCCCGCGCGCTTGCACGCGCCGCGCACGACCGCCGAGACGCCGCCCGGGCTTAGTCCTTGGTGCGGCGCCCGAACCCGAGTGAAGACCTCCCGGGCGCTACAGCGCGGCCGGCCCCGTCGCAGCCAGGCGACGATCGCCTCGCCGACGTCGGCGGGAAGCGGCAGGCGTTCGTGCTTGGGGCCCTTGCCCCGGATGAGGAGTTCGCCTTCACGCCAGTCGATGTCGTCAAGACGCAGTCCCGCCACCTCGCCTCTGCGTAGTCCGAGCCGGATCAGCAGCACGAGCACGGCGAAGTCCCGCCGGCCGAAGGTCGTCCGTCTGTCACAACTCTTGAGTAGCGCACCCAGCACAGCAGGCTCGAGCGCCCTCGGAAGCGCGCCG
The Gemmatimonadota bacterium DNA segment above includes these coding regions:
- a CDS encoding tyrosine-type recombinase/integrase, with product MSALSSALEDYLILRRSLGFKLNRAGKLLGQFVTYCELTGADVVTIELALSWATLPEGASPSWLGRRLSVVRGFARHLALLDDRTEVPPADMLPARSHRATPYLYTEGEVARLMGASEKLRSPLRRATLQTVVGLLYVTGMRVGEAIRLDREDVDLTCGLLLVRDSKFGKSRELPVHDSTTVVLRAYARQRDEFCPQASSPAFFVSLAGTRLRYDNFHCAFLGLVRDAGLTPRSPTCRPRPHDLRHSFAVSTLVGWYRDGGDVESRLASLSTYLGHVHPANTYWYLSAAPELLGLAAERLESTSEVRP